GATCGTGTGGCGGATGACCGGCCAGACGTCGATCGCGCCGTCGCTGGCCTTGCGCACCGCGGTCGGGATCGCCTGGGACGATCCGTACAGCTGGACGCCGCGGCGCTCCAGCGTGGCGATCAGGGCCTTCCGCTTCTCGCCGGCGTTCACCCAGAAGTCGGCCCACATGCCATCCGCCTCGGGCGCGGCGTCCATGACCACGCGGCCCAGGATCGCGCCCTTCATCACCTTGGTCGGGTCGTTGTCGTGGTGCCAGTCGACCAGGCGATCGCGCGACGACCGGAGCAGCGGGAACGGCCCGAACAGGTCGGTGCCCTCGTGGAAGTACTCGCCATCCAGGTCAAGGCCCGCCTTGCCGCCCGGGAGCGGTCCGCCGAACGGGACCATGAGCAGGCGCCGCGGGATCTTGCCACCCAGCCAGCTGTCGAGCTTGGACCCATCGAGCGGCTCCGCCTTCATCTCCTGCTGCCACGCCTTGACGCTGGGCCCGTAGTACGCCTGGTACGCGGCCGCGTCGTCGGGCGATCCGACCTCGCTGCGCTCCGCCACGATCCAGGCGTTCACCGCGTCGATGGCGCCGTTGAGCAGCGTGACCTGCTCCGGCTCGTCAGCCTCGCACCCGACCAGGTCGAACAGCTGCTGGATGATGCCGGCTCCCCGGGCGGCGTGGTTCGCCGCGAGCGATCCCTTGGTGGTCACAGTCCCAACCTCTCTTCCAGCGCCGCCAGGCGCGCGTTCATGCCCGCGAACATCAGGGCGAACAGCTCCTCGTACCGGATGCCGAGCGCCTCACCCGCAGGGATGACGGTCTCGACCCTCTCGTAGCTGGGAGGCACGCCCCTCTCATGCGGCAGCGGGACGCGCTCGACCTCGACCCGCTCGTCCCACGCGTCCCGGCACCAGACGCCGTACCGTGCTGGATCCAGGCCCTCGGCCTTGAACGCTGCCTCCACGTCCTGCGCGGTCACGCCGTGGTGGATCCTCGCGTCGTCGCCCTTCTGCTCTACGGCGTCCTTCATGCGGTAGGACGACATCCGATCGGACAGCCGACGAGCCACGCCCAGGAGTGCCCTCCCGTCGTCGTCGGCAGCGACGGTCCGCACGTCCTGCTTCGCGCCCCGGTCAGAAGTGTTGATGGTCCCGGTCCCGGCGTAGACCACGCTCCAGCGGCGAGACGCGTCACCCAGCTTCTGTGCGTTGTCCGCGCCAGGCCGGACCGTCCCATCCAGTCCGCGCACTTGCAGCCTGGACGGGCTGGTCCCATCAAGCGTGCCGAGCGCCACATCGAGGTTGGCCTCGATGCCGTCTCCATCGATCGCGCCGACGCTCACCCCGATGGAAGACCCGAACGCGTAGAACGGGTCCGCCGCTGTGGAGCCCTCGCTGAGCAGGTAGAACAGGACATCGCCGACCTGCAGCGTCGAGTCGCCGGCCCGGTCGTGGTAGACGTAGTAGATGGGGTCCTCGGGACCGGTCTGGTACGCCTGGAAGCCGCTCTGGCGGCCGCCGATGCCGCGTGACATGAAGCCGCCGACGCTGAACACCCCCAGCGCGGCGTTCGGAGACCTCTCCCCCGTCGCGTGGTCGGCCGTGAGGGTGTCGGCCACCAGGTCTCCGACATGCTCATCGGTGTCCGTGTCGTCGTAGACCGTCGCGCCGGCATCGTGGGCTGCCGGAGCCGTGCCGTCGACGCCTCGCTGGACCGACAGGAACCCGGACCCGGCTCCGCCAGTCACGATCATCGTCTCGCTGTCGACCCGGATCCGGCACGGGTAGCTGCCGCCCGGCAGGGTGAACGAAGCCGTCAGGTTGACGGTCTGGTCGTGGATGGCGACGGCTCCAGCCAGCTGGTAGCTCATTGGATCCTCCTCAGACTACCGGCACCCAGTCCAGGGTCCCGTTCGGGTGGTCCTCGATCCCCTCGGCCTCGGCCAGAGAGTACGTCTGCCCGTTCCGCTCGGCGCACTCCTCGTCGTCGTCCCCGT
Above is a window of Chloroflexota bacterium DNA encoding:
- a CDS encoding tail fiber domain-containing protein, yielding MSYQLAGAVAIHDQTVNLTASFTLPGGSYPCRIRVDSETMIVTGGAGSGFLSVQRGVDGTAPAAHDAGATVYDDTDTDEHVGDLVADTLTADHATGERSPNAALGVFSVGGFMSRGIGGRQSGFQAYQTGPEDPIYYVYHDRAGDSTLQVGDVLFYLLSEGSTAADPFYAFGSSIGVSVGAIDGDGIEANLDVALGTLDGTSPSRLQVRGLDGTVRPGADNAQKLGDASRRWSVVYAGTGTINTSDRGAKQDVRTVAADDDGRALLGVARRLSDRMSSYRMKDAVEQKGDDARIHHGVTAQDVEAAFKAEGLDPARYGVWCRDAWDERVEVERVPLPHERGVPPSYERVETVIPAGEALGIRYEELFALMFAGMNARLAALEERLGL